The following nucleotide sequence is from Endozoicomonas sp. GU-1.
TAATCCCCTGCTGTTCCAGTATTTGCAGCTGATTTAACATCTTATCAGCTCCTCTGTTTGATTATCTTTGCCATCTTCACCCCGGAACAGCTGATCCAGACCATTAATGAGTTGGAAGGAAGGCTTGTGGCTGAATATGCCATGTTGCTCAGGATCATTCATCTGCACGCCGCGCAGAAACAGATAGATAACACCACCGAAATGCCGGTCATAGTCATAATCCGGTAAACGATGTTTGAGCAGTCGGTGCAATGCCAGAGAGTACAGCTGGTATTGCAGATCGTAACGATGCTCTATCATGACTTTCTCCATGGCTTCCCTGGAATAATCACTGATGTTATTTCCCAGCCAGTTTGATTTGTAATCGAGCACATACCAGCGCCCCTGATATGCAAAGGTCAGGTCAATAAAGCCTTTCAGCATGCCCTTCATACGGTGGAACTGCAGCTCTCCGGCCCTGGCGCTCAGCGAATCGTGTTGAGCAATCAACCGATTAAGGCTCTGGGGGTTAAGCTGTTCGATGGGCAGGTAAAACTCCATTTCAACCCGTCGAGCGGAATCTGGCAGATTTATAAGACGAAGATTGTCTTTATCCAGCGGCGCGTTGAGGCAAGTTAACAACATATCTTTGGTGGCAGGCAGCCACTCTTCGCCATAACCGGCCCGGGCGTGGCTATCCACCAGAAAGCTGTCGAGATAGGCGTCATTGTCTGCACAGCGCAATGCGTTCATATCCAGCTCTTCAAACAGGCTGTGCATAAACGTTCCCGGTTGAGCCCCTTTAGGAAAGTTGAACAGGCTTAAAGGGTTGTCTTCAGACTGCGGGTTATCCGGGGCTGTATGTTGTTCATTGATGGCATCAGTATCAAACCCTGGCGATTCATTACTGGCAACGGCCGGAGTCTCAGCGCGATGTGATGCATGCCGTGAAAGTGCCGAGTAGCTGGTGGTCCACCAGTTTCTCTCAATATTTCCTGTGAAATTCCGTGGGCTTAACGACGCTTCTTGTGTATTCACTGGAGCATAGGGTGGGAGAGAGTCGGCTGGTGGCGCAGAAATCACGATCTGTTGCTGATCACATTGCTT
It contains:
- a CDS encoding 3'-5' exonuclease, whose translation is MLRQLVFQRKIAERLLSFQDGERRLTDLLHLGELLAAASLEQQGASALARWFSEQVIRPNQNADDQQLHLESERNLVKIITIHKSKGLEYKVVFIPFPCHLRKADSPLYHDPQTSETWLALTPSEQASVLSEKERLAEDLRLLYVALTRSVYCCYLGMAPYKSGKAGKEGKTDLHQSAIGYLLNQGSEIISQDLNLLLEQVAKQCDQQQIVISAPPADSLPPYAPVNTQEASLSPRNFTGNIERNWWTTSYSALSRHASHRAETPAVASNESPGFDTDAINEQHTAPDNPQSEDNPLSLFNFPKGAQPGTFMHSLFEELDMNALRCADNDAYLDSFLVDSHARAGYGEEWLPATKDMLLTCLNAPLDKDNLRLINLPDSARRVEMEFYLPIEQLNPQSLNRLIAQHDSLSARAGELQFHRMKGMLKGFIDLTFAYQGRWYVLDYKSNWLGNNISDYSREAMEKVMIEHRYDLQYQLYSLALHRLLKHRLPDYDYDRHFGGVIYLFLRGVQMNDPEQHGIFSHKPSFQLINGLDQLFRGEDGKDNQTEELIRC